In Canis lupus dingo isolate Sandy chromosome 1, ASM325472v2, whole genome shotgun sequence, a single genomic region encodes these proteins:
- the LILRA5 gene encoding LOW QUALITY PROTEIN: leukocyte immunoglobulin-like receptor subfamily A member 5 (The sequence of the model RefSeq protein was modified relative to this genomic sequence to represent the inferred CDS: inserted 2 bases in 1 codon): MTLTMMAMLCLGLSVSSRTRVQAGILPKPTIWTEPGSVIPWGTPVTIWCQGSLKAQEYLLHKEGKLWPWERQPALEPKDKAKFSIMYMXQQYAGRYCCYYRRATDQSHYSDPLELVVTGFHGKPNLSALPSPVVPSGGNVTLQCGLQTGFHRFVLMKEGEGQPSWTQDSQRTPSEVFQGLFPVGPVDPSLKWSFRCYGYYSNTLQVWSLSSDPLELLDSGEKPNPLPSMSC; this comes from the exons ATGACCCTAACCATGATGGCCATGCTCTGTCTAG GGCTGAGTGTGAGCTCCAGGACCCGAGTACAAGCAG GGATCCTCCCCAAACCCACCATCTGGACTGAGCCAGGTTCTGTGATCCCCTGGGGGACACCTGTGACCATCTGGTGTCAGGGGAGCCTGAAGGCCCAGGAGTACCTCCTGCATAAAGAGGGAAAGCTATGGCCTTGGGAGAGACAGCCTGCACTGGAACCCAAGGACAAGGCCAAGTTCTCCATCATGTACAT ACAGCAATATGCAGGACGATATTGCTGCTACTATAGAAGGGCCACTGACCAGTCACATTACAGTGACCCCTTAGAGCTGGTGGTGACAG GATTCCATGGCAAACCCAACCTCTCAGCCCTACCCAGCCCTGTCGTGCCCTCAGGAGGGAATGTGACCCTCCAGTGTGGTTTACAGACAGGATTCCACAGGTTTGTCCTGATGAAGGAAGGAGAAGGCCAACCGTCCTGGACTCAGGACTCCCAGCGAACCCCCAGTGAGGTGTTCCAGGGCCTGTTCCCTGTGGGCCCCGTGGACCCCAGCCTCAAGTGGTCATTCAGATGCTATGGTTATTACAGCAACACCCTCCAAGTGTGGTCACTCTCCAGTGACCCCCTGGAGCTGTTGGACTCAGGTGAGAAGCCCAACCCTCTCCCCTCTATGTCCTGTTGA
- the LOC125752103 gene encoding leukocyte immunoglobulin-like receptor subfamily A member 6 — protein sequence MEGSARTLNFTALLCLGLCWGPWDQAQAGTLPKPSIWADPGLMATKGSSVTLWCQTSLQADAYYLFKERVSGYFYMEISQDSKTKASYFIESMSTHEAGRYQCAYQSRKSWSQRSDLLTLVVTGVLGAPTLSANPGPVVASGVNMSLSCSSRYPWYSFHLLKEQGADVPQHLDLTILRERYRALFPVGPVNTSHGGTYRCYISQQSYPYSWSHPSDPLHLQVTGAYREPSLSAQPGSLIHSGDNLTLQCRSEAGFDRFALTKDEELRPAQHLDGQPSPDFPLDPVSRTHGGRYRCYSGHNLSSTWSAPSAPLDILITGIYPKPSLSAQPGPSVSWGENVTLRCRSEIWFNTFHLSKEGSLAPPQHLHLQDTAIPYEVNFTLNPVTSDHQGTYRCYSSHNSSPYLLSSPSDSLELLVSASNSQDYTVQNLIRFGMSALILMVFGVLLFQAQHSQRRPQGAART from the exons ATGGAAGGCAGCGCCAGAACCCTGAACTTCACTGCCCTTCTTTGCCTGG GGCTGTGTTGGGGACCATGGGACCAGGCACAGGCAG GGACCCTCCCCAAGCCCTCTATCTGGGCTGACCCAGGCCTCATGGCCACCAAGGGGAGCTCTGTGACCCTCTGGTGTCAGACGTCTCTGCAGGCTGATGCTTACTATCTGTTTAAAGAGAGGGTCTCTGGGTATTTTTACATGGAGATCTCCCAGGATTCCAAAACCAAAGCCAGTTACTTCATTGAATCCATGAGCACACATGAGGCAGGGCGATACCAGTGTGCATATCAGAGCAGGAAGAGCTGGTCACAGCGGAGTGACCTCCTGACCCTGGTGGTGACAG gaGTACTTGGGGCACCCACCCTCTCAGCTAACCCAGGCCCTGTGGTGGCCTCAGGAGTGAACATGTCCCTCTCCTGTAGTTCACGTTACCCATGGTACTCATTCCATCTGCTGaaggagcagggagctgatgtgccCCAACACCTGGATTTGACGATCCTTCGTGAGAGGTACCGGGCACTCTTCCCTGTGGGCCCTGTGAACACCTCCCATGGGGGCACCTACAGATGCTACATTTCTCAACAGTCGTACCCGTATTCATGGTCACACCCCAGTGACCCCCTGCACCTTCAGGTCACAG GTGCCTACAGGGAGCCCTCCCTCTCAGCTCAGCCAGGCTCATTGATTCATTCTGGAGACAACCTGACCCTGCAGTGTCGCTCAGAAGCTGGCTTTGATAGATTCGCTCTGACCAAGGATGAGGAGCTCAGACCTGCCCAGCATCTGGATGGTCAACCCAGCCCCGACTTCCCCCTGGACCCTGTGAGCCGCACCCACGGGGGCCGGTACAGGTGCTACAGTGGACACAACCTCTCCTCCACGTGGTCAGCACCCAGTGCCCCTCTGGACATCTTGATCACAG GAATATACCCAAAACCATCCCTCTCAGCCCAGCCTGGGCCTTCAGTATCCTGGGGAGAGAATGTGACCCTGCGGTGTCGCTCTGAGATCTGGTTCAATACCTTCCACCTGTCCAAGGAGGGGTCCCTTGCTCCTCCCCAGCACCTTCATCTGCAGGATACAGCTATACCGTATGAGGTCAACTTCACCCTGAATCCTGTGACCTCAGACCACCAGGGGACCTACAGGTGCTACAGCTCACACAACTCCTCCCCCTACCTGTTGTCAAGTCCCAGTGACTCCCTGGAGCTCCTTGTCTCAG CCTCAAACAGCCAAGATTATACGGTGCAGAATCTCATCCGGTTCGGCATGTCCGCCTTGATCCTGATGGTTTTTGGGGTGCTGCTCTTTCAAGCTCAGCATAGTCAGAGAAGACCCCAAGGTGCAGCCAGGACATAA